In one window of Gemmatimonadales bacterium DNA:
- a CDS encoding metallophosphoesterase — MKTTRRRFIALAGGALGAALGADALLIEPEHVLLSRHDVRVPGLPRSLQGLRIAQITDVHFPGNVAAAESALEHLKRERPEIVVFTGDMIENRRALPEVAAFSRAARGSLATVATLGNWEYYSRAISPLGEIYRDAKVELLINARREIAIGGTSLVLVGLDDPVMGRPDIYRARAGLPVGGIEIWLLHAPGIVSHRLQHDETTPAFLLAGHTHGGQIRLPLVPAVTPPGSGPFVAGWYRDTFAPLYVSRGVGTTTLPARFRCPPELPIFTLRPA, encoded by the coding sequence ATGAAGACGACCAGACGGCGCTTCATCGCCCTCGCCGGCGGGGCGCTGGGCGCCGCACTCGGAGCCGATGCCTTGCTGATCGAGCCCGAGCATGTGCTGCTCAGCCGGCACGACGTGCGCGTCCCGGGACTGCCGCGAAGTCTCCAGGGACTCCGGATCGCGCAGATCACCGACGTTCACTTCCCGGGAAATGTCGCGGCCGCCGAGTCCGCGCTCGAGCACCTGAAGCGAGAGCGGCCGGAAATCGTCGTGTTCACCGGCGACATGATCGAAAATCGCCGGGCCCTGCCCGAGGTCGCCGCCTTCTCCCGGGCCGCGCGGGGCAGCCTCGCTACCGTCGCCACGCTGGGCAACTGGGAGTACTACTCCCGCGCCATCTCGCCGCTGGGCGAGATCTACCGGGACGCCAAGGTCGAGCTGCTGATCAACGCACGGCGGGAGATCGCGATCGGCGGCACCTCCCTGGTGCTGGTCGGACTGGACGATCCGGTCATGGGCCGCCCCGACATCTACCGCGCCCGGGCGGGCCTCCCGGTCGGAGGGATCGAGATCTGGCTGCTGCACGCGCCGGGTATCGTCTCGCACAGACTGCAGCACGACGAGACCACTCCGGCGTTCCTCCTCGCCGGCCACACCCATGGCGGGCAGATCCGCCTGCCCCTGGTACCGGCCGTCACCCCGCCGGGGTCGGGCCCGTTCGTGGCAGGCTGGTACCGCGACACCTTCGCGCCGCTCTACGTCTCCCGCGGCGTCGGGACCACTACCCTCCCTGCCCGGTTCCGCTGTCCTCCGGAGCTGCCGATCTTCACGCTGCGGCCGGCATAG
- a CDS encoding efflux transporter outer membrane subunit, which produces MRNSTLLLPALALALAGCASSPAYRPPEVQVPPAFREAKTDSALVVTPAPAVPQAAPPAGPADTGAGLTRFWRPLSDTTLDRLIAEVLRTNPDVHAAEARLRGARAARLESAFDLAPTVTAGAGYTRQRLSNATFPIGGVGSFPDQDIWDAGFDASWELDLFGRVRRGVQAQGALVGAASEDVRGVQVALTAELARNYFELRGAQDQLAVARRNAENQRNTLQLTQERLDAGRGTAFDTERARAQLGFTLASIPDLAARVAAAQYQIGVLIGRPPAAVAGQLDSVVALPALPAAVTLASPDSLVRRRPDVAAAERQLAAEHAFVGVAKADYLPRITVGGSAGYSAGSLSSVGDAGTFRYAVGPVLSWPALNLGRIKARVDQSRALEAEAKARYTQTVLRALQEVETGLVRYRSSRERVARIQDAAEASTRAAELARLRFTGGVADFLQVLDAERTQLEAEEQLAQSRTDAATAYAALYQALGGGPLE; this is translated from the coding sequence ATGCGTAATTCCACGCTGCTCCTTCCGGCGCTGGCGCTGGCGCTGGCCGGGTGCGCCTCCTCACCGGCCTACCGGCCACCCGAGGTGCAGGTGCCCCCGGCGTTCCGGGAGGCGAAGACCGACAGCGCGCTCGTGGTCACTCCGGCTCCGGCAGTACCACAGGCGGCCCCGCCCGCTGGACCGGCCGATACAGGCGCCGGGCTGACCCGGTTCTGGCGCCCGCTGAGCGACACCACGCTCGACCGCCTGATCGCGGAGGTGCTTCGCACCAATCCGGACGTGCACGCGGCCGAGGCTCGGCTTCGCGGCGCCAGGGCGGCCCGGCTGGAATCGGCCTTCGATCTGGCCCCGACCGTCACTGCCGGGGCCGGGTATACCCGGCAGCGCCTGTCCAACGCCACCTTTCCGATCGGCGGGGTGGGGAGCTTTCCCGACCAGGACATCTGGGATGCGGGCTTCGACGCGTCCTGGGAGCTCGACCTGTTCGGCAGGGTGCGGCGCGGAGTCCAGGCGCAGGGTGCGCTGGTCGGCGCAGCCAGCGAAGATGTCCGCGGGGTCCAGGTGGCGCTCACCGCCGAGCTGGCCCGGAACTACTTCGAGCTGCGCGGGGCGCAGGATCAGCTCGCGGTGGCGCGGCGGAACGCGGAGAATCAGCGCAACACCCTGCAACTGACGCAGGAGCGACTCGACGCCGGCCGGGGCACCGCATTCGACACCGAGCGGGCTCGGGCGCAGCTCGGCTTCACGCTGGCGTCGATCCCCGATCTGGCAGCCAGGGTGGCGGCAGCGCAGTACCAGATCGGCGTGCTGATCGGCCGCCCGCCGGCAGCGGTTGCTGGTCAGCTGGACAGCGTTGTGGCTCTCCCCGCGCTGCCTGCGGCCGTTACGCTGGCGAGCCCCGATTCACTGGTCCGGAGACGGCCCGATGTGGCGGCTGCCGAGCGCCAGCTGGCCGCCGAGCACGCATTCGTTGGGGTGGCCAAGGCCGACTACCTGCCGCGCATCACCGTCGGCGGGAGCGCCGGCTACTCGGCGGGCTCGCTGAGCTCGGTGGGTGACGCGGGCACCTTCCGCTACGCGGTGGGCCCGGTCCTCTCGTGGCCGGCCCTCAATCTGGGTCGGATCAAGGCGCGGGTGGACCAGTCCCGGGCACTGGAGGCGGAGGCGAAGGCACGCTACACCCAGACTGTCTTGCGAGCGCTGCAGGAGGTGGAGACCGGACTGGTGCGGTACCGGTCCTCGCGCGAGCGGGTGGCGCGCATCCAGGATGCCGCCGAGGCCAGCACCCGGGCCGCGGAGCTCGCCCGGCTTCGCTTCACCGGCGGCGTGGCCGATTTCCTTCAGGTGCTGGACGCCGAGCGGACTCAGTTGGAGGCCGAGGAGCAACTGGCCCAGAGCCGGACCGATGCCGCCACGGCGTACGCGGCGCTGTACCAGGCATTGGGCGGGGGACCCTTGGAATAA
- a CDS encoding efflux RND transporter permease subunit, whose amino-acid sequence MRFSRFFIDRPIFAAVLSIVVFLAGAIAMFSLPISEYPEVVPPSIVVRAVYPGANPRVLSEAVATPLEEQINGVENMLYMSSQATSDGVLTTTVTFRIGTDVDLAQVQVQNRVAQAVPRLPEEVRTLGVTTVKSSPDLTMVVHIVSPDNRYNVVYLRNYALLQIKDVIGRITGVGQVQVFGGGDYAMRIWVDPQKVAARDLTASDVVAAIREQNVQVAAGVIGAPPMPVPVDYQLSVNARGRLIDEQEFGDIIIKTGDGGQMTRLRDVARIELASGSYSLRSMLDNREAVGIGIFQAPGSNALQLSSTVRSTMEELKKNFPQGVDYKIVYDPTTNVRDGIHEVVKTLFEAVLLVVLVVVLFLQTWRASVIPLVAVPISIVGTFAILLGFGFSINTLSLFGLVLAIGIVVDDAIVVVENVERNIEAGLSPRDASYKAMDEVSGPIVAIALVLCAVFVPVAFLSGLTGEFYRQFALTIAFSTVISAFNSLTLSPALSAILLKPHGAKPDRLTRVLDRMLGWLFRPFNRGFARASARYGHTVASVIRRSAVALVVYAGLIGLTILGFNRVPHGFVPTQDKQYLVAFAQLPDAATLDRTEAVIRRMSEIGLKQPGVQSAVSFPGLSINGFVNSPNAGIVFFTLKPFDERKGKAEYGLNIAGALNQKLSSIQDAFIAVFPPPPVSGLGTVGGFKLQLEDRAGLGEEELYRATQALIGKGYQTPQLAGLFSSFQINVPQLEAQVDREKVKQEGISLTDLFQTMQVYLGSVYVNDFNRFGRTYQVIVQADAPYRATADNIALLKVRNDSGSMVPLGSVLRVKQSYGPDRGLRYNAYPAADINGGPAPGVSSGQATAIMERLAKETLPNGIGLEWTDLTYQQRLAGNTAVFVFPLCVLLAFLVLAAQYESWSLPLAVILIVPMCLLCAITGVWLTRGENNIFTQIGFLVLIGLACKNAILIVEFARELHLRGRSRVEAALEACRIRLRPILMTSLAFIMGVVPLVLSSGAGAEMRHAMGVAVFSGMLGVTFFGLILTPVFFVVIERIVERNQGRNEPTEAEAAPAREAIHA is encoded by the coding sequence ATGCGTTTTTCCCGTTTCTTCATCGACCGCCCGATCTTCGCGGCCGTGCTCTCGATCGTGGTCTTTCTGGCCGGCGCGATCGCCATGTTCAGTCTCCCGATCAGCGAGTACCCGGAGGTGGTGCCGCCGTCGATCGTGGTGCGCGCCGTCTATCCCGGCGCCAATCCACGGGTGCTCTCCGAGGCGGTGGCGACGCCGCTGGAGGAGCAGATCAACGGCGTCGAGAACATGCTGTACATGTCGTCGCAGGCCACCTCCGACGGGGTGCTCACCACCACGGTGACCTTCCGGATCGGCACCGACGTCGACCTGGCGCAGGTGCAGGTGCAGAACCGGGTCGCGCAGGCCGTCCCCCGGCTGCCGGAGGAGGTGCGCACCCTCGGCGTGACCACCGTCAAGAGCTCCCCCGATCTCACGATGGTGGTGCACATCGTGTCCCCGGATAACCGCTACAACGTCGTCTACCTCCGAAACTACGCCCTGCTCCAGATCAAGGACGTGATCGGCCGGATCACCGGCGTCGGCCAGGTGCAGGTGTTCGGGGGCGGAGACTACGCCATGCGCATCTGGGTCGATCCCCAGAAGGTGGCCGCGCGCGACCTCACCGCCTCGGACGTGGTCGCGGCTATCCGGGAGCAGAACGTCCAGGTGGCGGCCGGTGTGATCGGCGCGCCGCCGATGCCGGTGCCGGTGGACTACCAGCTCAGCGTGAACGCCCGGGGTCGGTTGATCGACGAGCAGGAGTTCGGGGACATCATCATCAAGACCGGCGACGGCGGGCAGATGACCCGGCTCCGGGACGTGGCCCGGATCGAGCTCGCGTCGGGGAGCTACTCCCTCCGCTCCATGCTGGACAACCGGGAGGCCGTGGGCATCGGCATCTTCCAGGCGCCGGGCTCCAACGCGCTCCAGCTCAGCAGCACCGTGCGCTCGACCATGGAGGAGCTCAAGAAGAACTTCCCCCAGGGCGTGGACTACAAGATCGTGTACGATCCGACCACCAACGTCCGCGACGGCATCCATGAGGTGGTGAAGACCCTGTTCGAGGCGGTCCTCCTGGTGGTGCTGGTGGTGGTGCTCTTCCTCCAGACCTGGCGCGCCTCGGTCATCCCGCTGGTGGCCGTGCCGATCTCCATCGTGGGCACGTTCGCCATCCTGCTGGGCTTCGGGTTCTCGATCAACACCTTGTCGCTCTTCGGCCTGGTGCTGGCCATCGGCATCGTGGTGGACGACGCGATCGTGGTGGTGGAGAACGTGGAGCGGAACATCGAGGCCGGACTCTCGCCCCGCGACGCGTCCTACAAGGCGATGGACGAGGTGAGCGGCCCGATCGTGGCGATCGCGCTGGTGCTCTGCGCCGTGTTCGTGCCGGTCGCGTTCCTGAGCGGCCTCACCGGCGAGTTCTACCGCCAGTTCGCGCTCACCATCGCATTCTCCACGGTGATCTCGGCGTTCAACTCGCTGACGCTGTCGCCGGCACTCAGCGCGATCCTGCTCAAGCCGCACGGGGCCAAGCCGGACCGGCTGACCCGGGTGCTCGACCGGATGCTGGGCTGGCTGTTCCGGCCGTTCAACCGGGGGTTCGCCCGGGCGTCGGCGCGCTACGGCCACACGGTCGCGAGCGTGATCCGGCGGAGCGCCGTCGCGCTGGTGGTCTACGCCGGGCTGATCGGGCTCACCATCCTCGGATTCAACCGGGTGCCGCACGGCTTCGTCCCCACCCAGGACAAGCAGTACCTGGTGGCGTTCGCGCAGCTGCCGGACGCGGCCACGCTCGATCGCACCGAAGCCGTCATCCGCCGGATGAGCGAGATCGGCCTCAAGCAGCCGGGCGTGCAGTCGGCGGTGTCGTTCCCCGGCCTCTCGATCAACGGCTTCGTCAATTCGCCCAACGCGGGCATCGTGTTCTTCACCCTCAAGCCGTTCGACGAGCGCAAGGGCAAGGCCGAGTACGGTCTCAACATCGCCGGCGCGCTCAACCAGAAGCTCAGCAGCATCCAGGACGCCTTCATCGCGGTCTTCCCTCCCCCGCCGGTCTCGGGCCTGGGCACGGTGGGCGGGTTCAAGCTGCAGCTGGAAGACCGCGCCGGGCTGGGCGAGGAGGAGCTCTACCGGGCCACCCAGGCGTTGATCGGGAAGGGATATCAGACGCCGCAGCTGGCCGGGCTCTTCTCCAGCTTCCAGATCAACGTGCCCCAGCTCGAGGCCCAGGTGGACCGGGAAAAGGTGAAACAGGAGGGGATCTCGCTCACCGACCTGTTCCAGACCATGCAGGTCTATCTCGGCTCGGTGTACGTGAACGACTTCAACCGCTTCGGCCGGACCTATCAGGTGATCGTGCAGGCGGACGCGCCGTATCGCGCCACGGCTGACAACATCGCCCTGCTCAAGGTGCGGAACGACAGCGGCTCGATGGTCCCGCTGGGCTCGGTGCTCCGGGTCAAGCAGTCGTACGGACCCGACCGGGGTCTCCGCTACAACGCCTATCCGGCGGCCGACATCAACGGCGGCCCCGCGCCCGGGGTGAGCTCCGGCCAGGCGACCGCCATCATGGAGCGGCTCGCTAAGGAGACCCTGCCCAACGGAATCGGTCTCGAGTGGACCGACCTGACCTACCAGCAGCGACTGGCGGGAAACACGGCGGTGTTCGTCTTTCCGCTCTGCGTGCTGCTGGCCTTCCTCGTGCTCGCGGCGCAGTACGAGAGCTGGTCGCTGCCCTTGGCGGTGATCCTGATCGTCCCCATGTGCTTGCTCTGCGCCATCACCGGCGTGTGGTTGACCCGGGGCGAGAACAACATCTTCACCCAGATCGGATTTCTGGTGCTGATCGGTCTGGCCTGCAAGAACGCGATCCTGATCGTCGAGTTCGCCCGCGAGCTCCATCTCCGCGGCCGCTCGCGGGTGGAGGCGGCGCTCGAGGCCTGTCGCATCCGGCTCCGGCCCATTCTCATGACCTCGCTCGCATTCATCATGGGCGTGGTACCGCTGGTGCTGTCGTCCGGCGCCGGCGCGGAGATGCGGCATGCCATGGGTGTGGCGGTGTTCTCCGGCATGCTGGGCGTCACCTTCTTCGGCCTGATTCTGACGCCGGTGTTCTTCGTAGTGATCGAGCGGATCGTCGAGCGGAACCAGGGACGAAATGAGCCCACCGAGGCGGAGGCGGCCCCTGCGAGAGAGGCGATCCATGCGTAA
- a CDS encoding efflux RND transporter periplasmic adaptor subunit, giving the protein MSKAGLTLIATLGLATALPGCGSKPADPPPPAPAVTVAPVLERDINEWDEFTGRLQAVDQVEIRPRVSGYIKRVTFPEGKEVRKGEVLFEIDARPYQADLDRAEAQLAQARTSAELAGREVDRAKNLVSVKAISQEEFDSRTSAQSNSLASVRAAEAALETARLNLGWTQVRSPIAGRVSYAEVTAGNLVQAGPPTATLLTTVVSLDPIYAYFEGDEQTYLKYTTLARAGSRPSSRDVKNPIYMGLANEDGFPHKGYVDFVDNRLNPETGTIRARAVFSNKDRAFTPGLFARMKLVGSGRYRAALVLDRAIGTDQDKKFVLVLKPDKTVEYRPVQPGRLVDGLRVISSGVKGGEQIVINGLQRVRPGMKVTPTVATMEPDSTTTASVGGATRADSSKGP; this is encoded by the coding sequence ATGTCGAAAGCTGGTCTTACACTCATAGCTACGCTCGGGCTCGCCACCGCTCTCCCCGGGTGCGGGTCCAAGCCGGCCGACCCGCCGCCGCCCGCTCCCGCCGTTACTGTGGCGCCGGTGCTGGAACGGGACATCAACGAATGGGACGAGTTCACCGGCCGGCTCCAGGCAGTGGACCAGGTGGAGATCCGTCCTCGCGTCTCCGGCTACATCAAGCGGGTGACCTTCCCCGAGGGGAAGGAAGTGCGGAAAGGCGAGGTCCTGTTCGAGATCGATGCCCGTCCCTACCAGGCCGACCTGGACCGCGCCGAGGCTCAGCTCGCGCAAGCGCGGACCAGCGCCGAGCTGGCGGGGCGCGAGGTGGACCGCGCCAAGAATCTGGTGAGCGTCAAGGCGATTTCCCAGGAGGAGTTCGACAGCCGGACCAGCGCCCAGTCGAATAGCCTTGCCTCGGTGCGCGCCGCCGAAGCCGCGCTGGAGACCGCCCGGCTGAACCTGGGGTGGACCCAGGTGCGCTCGCCCATCGCAGGCCGGGTCAGTTACGCGGAGGTCACCGCGGGCAACCTGGTGCAGGCGGGCCCGCCGACCGCCACGCTGCTCACCACCGTGGTATCGCTCGACCCGATCTACGCCTACTTCGAGGGCGACGAGCAGACCTATCTCAAGTACACCACGCTCGCTCGCGCCGGCAGCCGCCCCAGCTCGCGGGATGTGAAGAACCCGATCTACATGGGCCTGGCCAACGAGGACGGGTTTCCCCACAAGGGCTACGTCGATTTCGTCGACAACCGGCTCAACCCGGAGACCGGCACCATCCGGGCACGGGCCGTCTTCTCCAACAAGGACCGTGCGTTCACGCCGGGACTGTTCGCCCGGATGAAGCTGGTGGGCAGCGGCCGGTACCGTGCCGCGCTGGTGCTCGACCGCGCCATCGGCACCGACCAGGACAAGAAGTTCGTCCTGGTGCTCAAACCGGATAAGACGGTGGAGTACCGGCCGGTGCAGCCGGGCCGCCTGGTGGACGGGCTCCGGGTGATCAGCTCCGGCGTAAAGGGCGGCGAGCAGATCGTGATCAACGGTCTCCAGCGGGTTCGACCGGGCATGAAGGTCACCCCGACCGTGGCCACCATGGAGCCGGACTCGACCACCACGGCCAGCGTCGGCGGTGCTACCCGCGCCGACTCCAGCAAGGGACCCTGA
- a CDS encoding helix-turn-helix domain-containing protein, with protein sequence MMTRLRPALGGTQFDLIAKALADPRRMALLESIAGVEECPCQRLRRQFSISKATISHHIKELVRAGLVESWREGQYLHCEVRRDVLEAYTSELMRRVGAGVAAGGEGR encoded by the coding sequence ATGATGACCCGTTTGCGTCCCGCGCTCGGCGGCACTCAGTTCGACCTGATCGCCAAGGCGTTGGCCGATCCGCGCCGCATGGCGCTGCTCGAGTCGATTGCCGGCGTGGAGGAGTGTCCCTGCCAGCGGCTGCGGCGGCAGTTCTCCATTTCCAAGGCAACCATCTCGCATCATATCAAGGAGTTAGTGCGAGCTGGCCTGGTCGAGTCGTGGCGGGAAGGGCAGTACCTGCACTGCGAGGTACGCCGCGATGTGCTGGAGGCGTACACCAGTGAGCTGATGCGGCGGGTGGGTGCCGGGGTGGCGGCGGGCGGGGAGGGACGATGA
- a CDS encoding lmo0937 family membrane protein, with protein sequence MLWLAILLVVAWLLGFTVFHVAGGLIHLLLVIAVVVFLINFISGRRTV encoded by the coding sequence ATGCTCTGGCTCGCGATTCTTCTCGTCGTCGCATGGCTTCTGGGATTCACGGTGTTCCATGTGGCCGGCGGCCTCATCCATCTGCTGCTTGTCATTGCGGTGGTGGTCTTTCTGATCAACTTCATCAGCGGACGGCGGACGGTTTAG